A part of Acidimicrobiales bacterium genomic DNA contains:
- a CDS encoding DedA family protein, whose translation MNPPLPGFLKSLAPTLNHHGYLAVGGFVMLEDFGIPVPGETILIAAAIYAGAGQLNIVVVGLVAVSAAVLGDNVGYAIGRFGGRPLIERYGRYLFITAERLDKATAFFERQGPKIVAIARFIEGLRQANGIVAGLSEMPWPVFLTFNAIGAVLWVALWATVGDVAGSHVTAIYNGIGHYFVYVLIALVLLGTALVVHHVRRHRRALAAAARRAEVEGAPTGAVDGTSGRAG comes from the coding sequence ATGAACCCCCCCTTGCCAGGCTTCCTCAAGAGCCTCGCGCCCACGCTCAATCACCACGGCTATCTCGCCGTCGGCGGGTTCGTGATGCTCGAGGACTTCGGCATCCCGGTCCCGGGCGAGACGATCCTCATCGCCGCGGCGATCTACGCAGGCGCGGGGCAGCTGAACATCGTGGTCGTGGGGCTCGTCGCGGTGTCCGCCGCCGTCCTCGGCGACAACGTCGGCTACGCGATCGGCCGCTTCGGGGGTCGGCCGCTCATCGAGCGCTACGGCCGCTACCTGTTCATCACCGCCGAACGCCTCGACAAGGCGACCGCCTTCTTCGAGCGGCAGGGCCCGAAGATCGTCGCCATCGCCCGCTTCATCGAGGGCCTCCGCCAAGCCAACGGCATCGTCGCCGGCCTCTCGGAGATGCCGTGGCCCGTCTTTCTGACCTTCAACGCGATCGGCGCCGTGCTCTGGGTCGCCCTCTGGGCGACCGTCGGCGACGTCGCCGGGAGCCATGTGACGGCGATCTACAACGGCATCGGCCACTACTTCGTGTACGTGTTGATCGCGCTGGTGCTGCTGGGCACCGCCCTCGTGGTTCACCACGTGCGGCGCCACCGCCGCGCGCTCGCCGCCGCGGCGCGCCGGGCCGAGGTCGAGGGCGCCCCCACCGGCGCGGTGGACGGCACGTCGGGACGGGCGGGCTGA
- a CDS encoding peroxiredoxin: protein MALQLGDDAPDFTAETTEGEIHLYDYLGDGWGVLFSHPADFTPVCTTELGEVARLKPEFEKRNAKVLGLSVDPVDSHKNWAGDIKDVSGHALNYPLIADPERKVADAYGMIHPNALTTMTVRSVFIIGPDKKIKLTITYPAATGRNFEEILRVLDSLQLTAKHQVATPVNWQHGDDVIITAAVSDEDAAKRFPGYTTVKPYLRTTAQPKD from the coding sequence ATGGCACTGCAGCTTGGAGACGACGCGCCCGATTTCACGGCGGAGACGACTGAGGGCGAGATCCACCTCTACGACTACCTCGGCGACGGCTGGGGTGTCCTGTTCTCGCACCCCGCGGACTTCACCCCCGTGTGCACCACCGAGCTCGGCGAGGTCGCCCGACTGAAGCCCGAGTTCGAGAAGCGCAACGCCAAGGTCCTCGGCCTCTCGGTCGACCCGGTGGACTCCCACAAGAACTGGGCGGGCGACATCAAGGACGTCTCGGGCCACGCGCTCAACTACCCGTTGATCGCGGACCCCGAGCGCAAGGTCGCCGACGCCTACGGGATGATCCACCCGAACGCCCTGACCACGATGACCGTCCGCTCGGTCTTCATCATCGGCCCGGACAAGAAGATCAAGCTCACGATCACCTACCCGGCGGCGACCGGCCGGAACTTCGAGGAGATCCTGCGGGTCCTCGACTCGCTGCAGCTGACCGCCAAGCACCAGGTCGCCACGCCGGTGAACTGGCAGCACGGTGACGACGTGATCATCACCGCAGCCGTCTCCGACGAGGACGCGGCGAAGCGCTTCCCCGGCTACACGACGGTGAAGCCCTACCTCCGCACCACGGCCCAGCCGAAGGACTGA
- a CDS encoding glycosyltransferase 87 family protein, with translation MASVSASVGPTAPVALRDRLEGAWRLLSSLPLLVQDAVLYAGSCGFALLNAGLAESPDYRDWGQMAAVAYGAATIVCLVGARRTGRRRPPATAAVTRLRRGVLFVLVLGVVVVPLGAELAWRAEATPGAHAQPEVAVIERAGDRAAAARSPYLTSPSSVGDSPQSDHHDVDSTAFFPYLPGMVLFGLPSAYVASAALGDARLALVLFTLGVAGGALLLGPGALRWRSRVVQVLVVLPFGALPMVTGGDDLPVLALCLLGLVLAARRRPVAAGLVLGVAGTLKFTAWPILLLLVFAVRDGEGRRAIGRYTLAAAVVALPVILLGVLTSPEGFLVNVVRFPLGLASVRSPAASPLLGQVLTTIFPSHRRLITGLLAAVGALLVLALLYRRPPRSVAGVAGVTAFALLLATLLAPATRFGYLIYPANLAAWAVALSVGAAQSGSFCSKSVRASVVSPAERSPFSAGVSEGPAGVSTTATSQ, from the coding sequence ATGGCGAGCGTGTCGGCCTCCGTGGGGCCGACCGCACCGGTGGCGTTGCGCGACCGCCTCGAGGGGGCGTGGCGTCTCCTCAGTTCGCTCCCCCTCCTCGTGCAAGACGCCGTCCTGTACGCCGGCTCCTGCGGCTTCGCCCTGCTGAACGCCGGCCTCGCGGAGTCCCCCGACTACCGGGACTGGGGCCAGATGGCGGCGGTCGCCTACGGGGCGGCGACGATCGTCTGCCTGGTGGGGGCGCGGCGCACCGGCCGCCGCCGCCCACCGGCCACGGCCGCCGTGACGCGCCTGCGGCGCGGCGTGCTGTTCGTCCTCGTCCTCGGCGTCGTGGTCGTCCCGCTCGGCGCCGAGCTCGCCTGGCGCGCCGAGGCGACGCCGGGCGCGCACGCTCAGCCCGAGGTGGCGGTGATCGAACGGGCCGGGGACCGGGCAGCCGCGGCGCGCAGCCCGTACCTCACCTCGCCCTCCTCGGTCGGCGACTCGCCGCAGAGCGACCACCACGACGTGGACTCCACCGCCTTCTTCCCCTATCTGCCGGGGATGGTCCTCTTCGGCCTGCCGAGCGCCTACGTCGCGAGCGCCGCCTTGGGCGACGCCCGTCTCGCGCTCGTGCTGTTCACCCTCGGCGTCGCCGGCGGGGCCCTCCTCCTCGGCCCCGGCGCGCTGCGATGGCGGTCACGGGTGGTGCAGGTCCTCGTCGTGCTGCCCTTCGGGGCCCTCCCGATGGTGACCGGTGGCGACGACCTGCCGGTCCTAGCGCTCTGTCTGCTCGGCCTCGTCCTCGCCGCCCGCCGACGTCCCGTCGCCGCCGGCCTCGTCCTCGGCGTCGCCGGGACCCTCAAGTTCACCGCCTGGCCGATCCTCCTGCTCCTCGTGTTCGCGGTGCGTGACGGGGAGGGGCGCCGGGCGATCGGGCGCTACACCCTGGCCGCAGCGGTCGTGGCGCTGCCGGTGATCCTGCTCGGCGTGCTCACGAGCCCCGAGGGCTTCCTCGTGAACGTCGTCCGCTTCCCCCTCGGCCTCGCGAGCGTGCGGTCGCCCGCCGCGAGCCCCCTCCTCGGCCAGGTGCTGACGACGATCTTCCCCTCGCACCGTCGCCTCATCACCGGGCTCCTCGCAGCGGTGGGCGCCCTCCTCGTGCTCGCGCTGCTCTACCGTCGCCCGCCGCGGTCAGTGGCCGGGGTCGCCGGGGTGACCGCCTTCGCGCTGCTGCTCGCGACCCTGCTCGCCCCGGCCACCCGCTTCGGCTACCTCATCTACCCGGCGAACCTCGCCGCCTGGGCGGTGGCGCTCTCGGTCGGAGCGGCTCAGTCGGGGTCGTTCTGCTCGAAGAGCGTGAGGGCGAGCGTCGTCTCGCCGGCCGAGAGGTCGCCGTTCAGCGCCGGGGTGAGCGAGGGCCCCGCCGGGGTGAGCACGACCGCCACCTCCCAGTAG